Proteins encoded together in one Mugil cephalus isolate CIBA_MC_2020 chromosome 16, CIBA_Mcephalus_1.1, whole genome shotgun sequence window:
- the med1 gene encoding mediator of RNA polymerase II transcription subunit 1 isoform X2, which yields MAAGPGVSMQSCSPARELSNAVQPGGNQAHLDRAKPEEATAEKQSRMTALLERLHAKHNASRPWQETCKVVRQAMEKRGGMNTAGHQLLLNCLETLQKALKVSSLPSMTDRLESIARQNMLGSHLSPSGTECYITSDMFYVEVQLDTSGQLVDVKVAHQGENPTSCPELIQHLREKNFEEFSKHLKGLVELYKLPGDNKLKTKMYIALQSLELDLTKMMHMFRLATNANTVETILHGSVGLLTARSGGHLVSLQCYVSPYDIFEEGTGTQLNLTDSNVPRSLGVSVSVTIEGTSAVYKLPIAPLITGSHPVDNKGTPSFSTVTNSNCVDLPACFFLKMNRPMPFSLSFIQRLGNATSIPVFETPPSLSPLYQLIVQSQLQLQEEGSTPPPPSHNMHFYSVLPDQQHCYFLNGDAPVQDGHSLQGALVSKIPFRHPAQVPFLLDIIRHQAAYNTLIGSCVKRTTVKEDSAGLLQFEVCPLTDSSFSVSFQHPVNESLVCVVMEVIDSRQVACKLYKGLSDALICTDEFITKVVQRCMSIPVTMRAIRRKAETIQADTPALSLIAQTVETMVKNNLPRSDSPTFNMVTGDVANPMGLPGLTGGNTPTGGGPPGGPNFTSPIASLFGMSRTERPPQGGECLTPAGVAGQQQLQQQHQQGQGHSDDYSKVTQNPILTSLLQITGSVGSSPSSQNAPPPHQTPPPTSSPASNTKNHPMLMNLLKDNPSQDFATLYGSSPLERQNSSSGSPRTEATGGTCSSKMKKKRPRGTEKGGVLPGTGPGVGGSGLGIKSQQASSMPQHHQHHPASHEDDFHRELLSMDVDASQNSIFDVNLTGDGLDTPHSITPAPSQCGTPPSGPSMPYTQSHVQSQQQQAPGSVPTHNVHLSSSDSIGADITDILSDLPEQTGKGSSGNQHPMGSGGEDGGPLGTPIRDSSSSGQGSAVFDSADIFNTNSNENPFSDAADLIAEATAATPTSDSSSTNFFPDAADFNPDLLTSGHGFSQSYFEDSSPSADGDMDLIKGFGENSQQNTPSGTPQNPTSHGQSTPEPSLKDPFEMAMVFGGNSGSGKPLGQAPDLGDTHGGGSQSPLMMGLGAACGDFKSAEPKVKPPSFMRTKDENGGSGGSSSGLGMGSSSAEGKQVKRSRTPSSEGKSKDKPPKRKKLDTDGKSPSHSSGGRPYTPPSGGSGSGGSISGGGSKSPGSSGRSQTPPGGATPPIPKITIQIPKGITGGKTSSHSGYTSSSSATSNTGSAGGTSSSKSHHSHSSSSGKIKSKEGSMTQGSSSKPGSSGGGGGQSQSKSSSQGMGVGKPGSSPITKHGLSGPGASGGGIGSGNKIKPQGGKPSGSLMNPNIKPNISPSHSRSSGSGDKLSSPMKMQQSQVPGTPPSKAKSPMGSGGVSSGGSKSSSGGGMSSQKPSGGSSSSGSASSSSSSSSSSSSGSMSFSGGSQSQYGSGGGGGSGGGGGGSGGGGGGSGGGSGGGSGGSGGAGQNNANNPNAKGKSPSRNKKPSLTAVIDKLKSVGGGGVGEDGCEVGPPVGGPGSASAPGGGPGNVPSGPSNMGPSKHSSSSQSGEYKREKSDKEAKAKVMVSGGNSGDKKLMDPKTSGVGGNTLAKIIISKPDGGSPSIKAKVTLQKAGEGSGDSMRPQISSLKASPLFSGSTPKHDRSSPSHSRSPGYTPLNHDSESESGSSSVAEKSHQNSPSSDDDQTIRPLPPQDYMSSIPLSSGEKHKKHKKEKKKQKERERDRDRDRERDRDKEKKKSSMSMGPSSHPLKADSWSRSPISASESSLSMLGSERPSRPSPMYMRNEDDDLMDSALTGNL from the exons ATGGCGGCGGGGCCTGGTGTTTCTatgcagagctgcagccctGCGAGAGAACTGTCTAATGCGGTTCAGCCCGGAGGAAATCAGGCCCACCTGGACCGGGCCAAACCAGAAGAGGCGACAG CAGAGAAGCAGAGTCGCATGACTGCTCTGCTGGAGAGGCTTCATGCCAAACACAATGCCTCTCGACCATGGCAGGAGACCTGCAAGGTTGTGCGGCAGGCCATG GAGAAACGAGGCGGGATGAATACAGCAGGTCATCAGCTCCTGCTCAACTGCTTGGAGACGTTGCAGAAAGCCCTGAAAG TCTCATCCCTGCCCTCCATGACAGATCGCCTTGAATCCATTGCGCGGCAAAACAT GTTGGGCTCTCACCTCAGCCCATCAGGGACAGAGTGCTACATCACATCCGACATGTTTTATGTGGAGGTGCAGCTTGACACCAGTGGTCAGCTAGTGGACGTCAAAGTGGCTCATCAGGGAGAAAACCCCACG AGTTGTCCCGAGCTGATTCAACATTTAAG ggAAAAGAACTTTGAAGAGTTTTCTAAACATCTCAAGGGACTGGTTGAATTATACAAGCTTCCTGGGGACAA TAAGCTGAAAACCAAGATGTATATTGCACTGCAGTCATTGGAGCTTGATCTCACCAAGATGATGCACATGTTTAG GTTAGCGACCAATGCTAATACCGTGGAAACTATTCTTCATGGGAGTGTGGGCCTGCTGACAGCCAGGAGTGGGGGGCATCTTGTTTCCCTTCAGTGTTACGTGTCTCCTTATGATATATTTGAGGAGggaacaggcacacagctcaaCTTAACAGACAGCAACG TGCCACGTTCTTTGGGTGTCAGTGTCTCGGTGACTATCGAGGGAACCTCTGCTGTCTACAAACTCCCTATCGCTCCACTCATCACTGGATCCCACCCAGTTGACAACAAAGG GACACCTTCTTTCTCCACTGTGACCAACTCCAACTGTGTGGACCTGCCAGCTTGTTTTTTCCTCAAGATGAACCGGCCCATGCCTTTCTCACTCTCCTTTATTCAGAGACTGGGCAATGCTACTT CTATCCCAGTGTTTGAGACCCCACCCAGCCTCTCACCCCTCTACCAGTTAATTGTCCAGagccagctccagctccaggagGAGGGCAGcactccaccaccaccctcacACAACATGCACTTTTATTCT GTGTTGCCAGATCAGCAGCACTGCTACTTCCTGAATGGTGATGCACCGGTGCAAGATGGTCATTCCCTTCAAGGAGCACTGGTGTCCAAAATCCCCTTCCGCCACCCAGCACAAGTGCCATTCCTGTTGGATATCATTCGACACCAGGCAGCCTATAACACTTTGATTGGCAGCTGTGTGAAACGAACCACGGTCAAAGAAG ACAGTGCAGGCCTGCTGCAGTTTGAAGTGTGTCCTCTTACAGACTCAAGTTTCAGTGTCTCTTTTCAGCACCCGGTCAATGAGTCATTAGTCTGTG TGGTGATGGAAGTGATTGATTCCAGACAGGTAGCCTGCAAGCTATATAAAGGACTGTCAGATGCTCTGATTTGCACAGATGAATTCATCACTAAAGTGGTCCAGAG ATGCATGTCTATCCCTGTAACCATGCGGGCCATTCGGAGGAAAGCAGAGACCATCCAGGCAGACACTCCAGCCCTCTCATTAATTGCACAAACAGTGGAGACCATGGTGAAGAATAACCTGCCACGGTCCGATAGTCCCACCTTTAACATGGTAACAGGAGATGTAGCTAATCCTATGGGATTGCCTGGTCTCACAGGGGGCAACACACCTACTGGAGGAGGACCTCCTGGTGGACCTAATTTTACAAGTCCCATCGCTTCTCTGTTTGGGATGTCCCGAACGGAGAGACCACCCCAAGGAGGAGAGTGCCTGACCCCTGCAGGGGTCGCCGGGCAGCAACAATTGCAGCAACAACACCAGCAAGGACAAGGACATTCAGATGACTACAGCAAAGTCACCCAGAATCCCATACTGACAAGTTTATTACAGATAACTGGAAGTGTGGGTTCAAGTCCAAGCTCCCAGAATGCACCACCACCTCACCAAACTCCACCACCAACATCTTCTCCTGCCAGCAACACCAAGAATCACCCCATGTTGATGAACTTGTTGAAGGACAATCCCTCACAAGATTTTGCCACACTGTATGGTTCTAGTCCATTAGAGAGACAGAATTCTTCATCTGGTTCTCCGAGGACGGAGGCCACGGGTGGAACTTGCAGTTctaagatgaagaagaagcggCCGCGGGGCACTGAAAAGGGTGGTGTGTTGCCTGGAACAGGTCCAGGTGTTGGAGGTAGTGGTTTGGGCATAAAATCACAACAAGCATCTTCCATGccacaacaccaccaacaccatcCGGCCTCTCACGAAGACGATTTCCACCGCGAACTACTCTCCATGGACGTGGACGCATCTCAAAATTCTATCTTTGATGTTAACCTCACTGGTGATGGCCTAGACACACCCCATAGCATCACTCCAGCGCCTAGCCAATGTGGGACGCCACCCTCTGGCCCCAGCATGCCTTATACACAATCTCATGTCCAATCTCAGCAACAGCAAGCACCAGGTTCTGTGCCCACTCACAATGTCCACCTCTCAAGTTCTGATAGCATTGGAGCTGATATTACAGACATCTTGTCAGATTTACCTGAGCAGACTGGAAAGGGCAGCAGTGGGAACCAGCACCCCATGGGCAGTGGTGGTGAGGATGGAGGCCCCTTAGGTACCCCCATACGTGACTCCTCCAGCTCGGGTCAGGGTAGCGCAGTATTTGACTCTGCAGATATTTTCAATACCAACAGCAATGAGAATCCTTTCtcagatgctgctgacctcattgcTGAAGCAACTGCAGCCACTCCAACCAGTGACTCTTCATCCACCAACTTTTTCCCTGATGCTGCTGACTTCAATCCAGATCTCCTGACCTCAGGCCATGGGTTCTCTCAAAGCTACTTTGAGGATAGTTCTCCAAGTGCCGATGGAGACATGGACCTGATCAAGGGTTTCGGCGAAAATAGCCAGCAGAATACCCCATCAGGAACACCGCAGAATCCCACTTCTCACGGACAGAGCACCCCTGAGCCCTCACTCAAGGATCCTTTTGAAATGGCGATGGTTTTTGGAGGCAACAGTGGTAGTGGTAAACCACTTGGACAAGCGCCTGATTTAGGAGACACACATGGAGGAGGGTCCCAGAGCCCCCTCATGATGGGCCTCGGAGCAGCATGTGGTGATTTTAAAAGTGCAGAACCCAAAGTTAAACCACCGAGTTTCATGCGCACAAAGGATGAAAATGGGGGTAGCGGGGGGAGTAGCTCTGGGTTGGGGATGGGGAGCAGCTCAGCAGAGGGCAAACAAGTCAAACGTAGCAGGACCCCATCCAGTGAGGGAAAGTCTAAAGACAAGCCTCCCAAACGGAAAAAGCTGGATACCGATGGGAAGTCCCCATCTCACAGTTCAGGAGGGCGGCCGTATACACCTCCTAGTGGTGGCTCGGGTTCTGGGGGAAGCATAAGTGGAGGCGGCTCCAAGTCTCCTGGTAGTTCAGGGCGCTCACAAACTCCCCCTGGGGGTGCAACACCTCCAATTCCCAAAATCACGATTCAAATCCCAAAAGGGATAACTGGGGGTAAAACCTCATCTCATAGTGGATACACCTCCAGCAGTTCAGCCACAAGCAACACAGGGAGTGCAGGAGGAACAAGCAGCAGCAAAAGCCATCATTCACACTCATCATCCTCTGGGAAGATCAAGTCCAAGGAAGGCTCCATGACACAAGGCAGCAGCTCCAAGCCTGGGAGTTCAGGGGGTGGAGGTGGCCAATCACAGTCTAAAAGCTCCTCCCAAGGAATGGGTGTTGGCAAACCAGGATCTTCTCCAATCACCAAGCATGGGCTTTCGGGGCCTGGAGCATCTGGTGGTGGAATtggaagtggaaataaaattaaacctcAAGGTGGCAAGCCTTCTGGGTCACTTATGAATCCAAACATAAAGCCAAATATCTCTCCTTCACATTCTCGCTCCAGTGGCTCTGGCGACAAATTGTCCTCTCCTATGAAAATGCAGCAGTCCCAGGTTCCTGGAACTCCTCCTTCCAAGGCTAAATCCCCAATGGGCTCAGGAGGTGTCAGCTCTGGAGGGTCCAAGTCATCTTCTGGTGGAGGTATGAGCTCCCAGAAGCCAAGTGGTGGGAGCTCTTCTTCAGGTTCGGCATCCTCTTCGtcatcctccagctcctcatcatcatctggTTCCATGAGCTTCTCAGGAGGCTCCCAGTCTCAGTATGGgagtggtggcggtggtggaagtggagggggaggaggaggaagtggcggtggaggaggtggcagcGGGGGCGGAAGTGGTGGTGGAAGTGGAGGTAGCGGAGGGGCTGGTCAAAACAATGCAAATAACCCCAATGCCAAAGGGAAGTCTCCAAGTCGCAACAAGAAACCCTCTCTAACTGCAGTCATAGACAAACTGAAGAGCgtgggtggtggaggagttgggGAGGATGGTTGTGAGGTCGGTCCACCGGTGGGGGGACCTGGTTCAGCATCTGCTCCTGGTGGTGGACCTGGAAATGTTCCCAGTGGACCTTCAAACATGGGTCCCTCTaaacacagctcatcctctcaaaGTGGCGAGTATAAGCGTGAAAAGTCTGACAAAGAGGCAAAAGCAAAAGTGATGGTTTCAGGGGGTAACAGTGGGGATAAAAAGCTGATGGACCCCAAAACAAGTGGGGTGGGTGGGAACACTCTGGCCAAAATTATCATTAGTAAGCCAGATGGTGGCTCGCCGAGCATCAAGGCTAAAGTGACCCTTCAGAAAGCAGGGGAAGGATCTGGTGACTCGATGCGACCCCAGATTTCCAGCCTCAAAGCTTCCCCTCTCTTCAGTGGCTCTACTCCCAAACACGACCGCTCTTCCCCCAGCCACAGCCGCTCGCCGGGATACACCCCCCTCAACCACGACAGCGAGAGCGAGTCAGGCAGCAGCTCGGTGGCGGAGAAGTCTCACCAGAACAGCCCCAGCTCAGATGACGACCAGACCATCCGCCCGCTTCCCCCGCAGGACTACATGAGCTCCATCCCCCTCAGCTCGGGGGAGaagcacaagaaacacaagaaggagaagaagaagcagaaggagagggaacgagacagggacagggacagagaacgggacagagacaaagagaaaaagaagtcGTCTATGTCCATGGGGCCGTCCTCGCATCCGCTTAAAGCAGACAGTTGGTCACGGTCGCCCATCTCGGCTTCAGAGTCGTCGTTGTCCATGCTCGGTTCTGAACGCCCGTCCCGACCCAGCCCCATGTACATGAGGAACGAAGACGATGACCTCATGGACTCGGCCCTCACTGGCAACCTTTAA
- the med1 gene encoding mediator of RNA polymerase II transcription subunit 1 isoform X1, which translates to MAAGPGVSMQSCSPARELSNAVQPGGNQAHLDRAKPEEATEAEKQSRMTALLERLHAKHNASRPWQETCKVVRQAMEKRGGMNTAGHQLLLNCLETLQKALKVSSLPSMTDRLESIARQNMLGSHLSPSGTECYITSDMFYVEVQLDTSGQLVDVKVAHQGENPTSCPELIQHLREKNFEEFSKHLKGLVELYKLPGDNKLKTKMYIALQSLELDLTKMMHMFRLATNANTVETILHGSVGLLTARSGGHLVSLQCYVSPYDIFEEGTGTQLNLTDSNVPRSLGVSVSVTIEGTSAVYKLPIAPLITGSHPVDNKGTPSFSTVTNSNCVDLPACFFLKMNRPMPFSLSFIQRLGNATSIPVFETPPSLSPLYQLIVQSQLQLQEEGSTPPPPSHNMHFYSVLPDQQHCYFLNGDAPVQDGHSLQGALVSKIPFRHPAQVPFLLDIIRHQAAYNTLIGSCVKRTTVKEDSAGLLQFEVCPLTDSSFSVSFQHPVNESLVCVVMEVIDSRQVACKLYKGLSDALICTDEFITKVVQRCMSIPVTMRAIRRKAETIQADTPALSLIAQTVETMVKNNLPRSDSPTFNMVTGDVANPMGLPGLTGGNTPTGGGPPGGPNFTSPIASLFGMSRTERPPQGGECLTPAGVAGQQQLQQQHQQGQGHSDDYSKVTQNPILTSLLQITGSVGSSPSSQNAPPPHQTPPPTSSPASNTKNHPMLMNLLKDNPSQDFATLYGSSPLERQNSSSGSPRTEATGGTCSSKMKKKRPRGTEKGGVLPGTGPGVGGSGLGIKSQQASSMPQHHQHHPASHEDDFHRELLSMDVDASQNSIFDVNLTGDGLDTPHSITPAPSQCGTPPSGPSMPYTQSHVQSQQQQAPGSVPTHNVHLSSSDSIGADITDILSDLPEQTGKGSSGNQHPMGSGGEDGGPLGTPIRDSSSSGQGSAVFDSADIFNTNSNENPFSDAADLIAEATAATPTSDSSSTNFFPDAADFNPDLLTSGHGFSQSYFEDSSPSADGDMDLIKGFGENSQQNTPSGTPQNPTSHGQSTPEPSLKDPFEMAMVFGGNSGSGKPLGQAPDLGDTHGGGSQSPLMMGLGAACGDFKSAEPKVKPPSFMRTKDENGGSGGSSSGLGMGSSSAEGKQVKRSRTPSSEGKSKDKPPKRKKLDTDGKSPSHSSGGRPYTPPSGGSGSGGSISGGGSKSPGSSGRSQTPPGGATPPIPKITIQIPKGITGGKTSSHSGYTSSSSATSNTGSAGGTSSSKSHHSHSSSSGKIKSKEGSMTQGSSSKPGSSGGGGGQSQSKSSSQGMGVGKPGSSPITKHGLSGPGASGGGIGSGNKIKPQGGKPSGSLMNPNIKPNISPSHSRSSGSGDKLSSPMKMQQSQVPGTPPSKAKSPMGSGGVSSGGSKSSSGGGMSSQKPSGGSSSSGSASSSSSSSSSSSSGSMSFSGGSQSQYGSGGGGGSGGGGGGSGGGGGGSGGGSGGGSGGSGGAGQNNANNPNAKGKSPSRNKKPSLTAVIDKLKSVGGGGVGEDGCEVGPPVGGPGSASAPGGGPGNVPSGPSNMGPSKHSSSSQSGEYKREKSDKEAKAKVMVSGGNSGDKKLMDPKTSGVGGNTLAKIIISKPDGGSPSIKAKVTLQKAGEGSGDSMRPQISSLKASPLFSGSTPKHDRSSPSHSRSPGYTPLNHDSESESGSSSVAEKSHQNSPSSDDDQTIRPLPPQDYMSSIPLSSGEKHKKHKKEKKKQKERERDRDRDRERDRDKEKKKSSMSMGPSSHPLKADSWSRSPISASESSLSMLGSERPSRPSPMYMRNEDDDLMDSALTGNL; encoded by the exons ATGGCGGCGGGGCCTGGTGTTTCTatgcagagctgcagccctGCGAGAGAACTGTCTAATGCGGTTCAGCCCGGAGGAAATCAGGCCCACCTGGACCGGGCCAAACCAGAAGAGGCGACAG aAGCAGAGAAGCAGAGTCGCATGACTGCTCTGCTGGAGAGGCTTCATGCCAAACACAATGCCTCTCGACCATGGCAGGAGACCTGCAAGGTTGTGCGGCAGGCCATG GAGAAACGAGGCGGGATGAATACAGCAGGTCATCAGCTCCTGCTCAACTGCTTGGAGACGTTGCAGAAAGCCCTGAAAG TCTCATCCCTGCCCTCCATGACAGATCGCCTTGAATCCATTGCGCGGCAAAACAT GTTGGGCTCTCACCTCAGCCCATCAGGGACAGAGTGCTACATCACATCCGACATGTTTTATGTGGAGGTGCAGCTTGACACCAGTGGTCAGCTAGTGGACGTCAAAGTGGCTCATCAGGGAGAAAACCCCACG AGTTGTCCCGAGCTGATTCAACATTTAAG ggAAAAGAACTTTGAAGAGTTTTCTAAACATCTCAAGGGACTGGTTGAATTATACAAGCTTCCTGGGGACAA TAAGCTGAAAACCAAGATGTATATTGCACTGCAGTCATTGGAGCTTGATCTCACCAAGATGATGCACATGTTTAG GTTAGCGACCAATGCTAATACCGTGGAAACTATTCTTCATGGGAGTGTGGGCCTGCTGACAGCCAGGAGTGGGGGGCATCTTGTTTCCCTTCAGTGTTACGTGTCTCCTTATGATATATTTGAGGAGggaacaggcacacagctcaaCTTAACAGACAGCAACG TGCCACGTTCTTTGGGTGTCAGTGTCTCGGTGACTATCGAGGGAACCTCTGCTGTCTACAAACTCCCTATCGCTCCACTCATCACTGGATCCCACCCAGTTGACAACAAAGG GACACCTTCTTTCTCCACTGTGACCAACTCCAACTGTGTGGACCTGCCAGCTTGTTTTTTCCTCAAGATGAACCGGCCCATGCCTTTCTCACTCTCCTTTATTCAGAGACTGGGCAATGCTACTT CTATCCCAGTGTTTGAGACCCCACCCAGCCTCTCACCCCTCTACCAGTTAATTGTCCAGagccagctccagctccaggagGAGGGCAGcactccaccaccaccctcacACAACATGCACTTTTATTCT GTGTTGCCAGATCAGCAGCACTGCTACTTCCTGAATGGTGATGCACCGGTGCAAGATGGTCATTCCCTTCAAGGAGCACTGGTGTCCAAAATCCCCTTCCGCCACCCAGCACAAGTGCCATTCCTGTTGGATATCATTCGACACCAGGCAGCCTATAACACTTTGATTGGCAGCTGTGTGAAACGAACCACGGTCAAAGAAG ACAGTGCAGGCCTGCTGCAGTTTGAAGTGTGTCCTCTTACAGACTCAAGTTTCAGTGTCTCTTTTCAGCACCCGGTCAATGAGTCATTAGTCTGTG TGGTGATGGAAGTGATTGATTCCAGACAGGTAGCCTGCAAGCTATATAAAGGACTGTCAGATGCTCTGATTTGCACAGATGAATTCATCACTAAAGTGGTCCAGAG ATGCATGTCTATCCCTGTAACCATGCGGGCCATTCGGAGGAAAGCAGAGACCATCCAGGCAGACACTCCAGCCCTCTCATTAATTGCACAAACAGTGGAGACCATGGTGAAGAATAACCTGCCACGGTCCGATAGTCCCACCTTTAACATGGTAACAGGAGATGTAGCTAATCCTATGGGATTGCCTGGTCTCACAGGGGGCAACACACCTACTGGAGGAGGACCTCCTGGTGGACCTAATTTTACAAGTCCCATCGCTTCTCTGTTTGGGATGTCCCGAACGGAGAGACCACCCCAAGGAGGAGAGTGCCTGACCCCTGCAGGGGTCGCCGGGCAGCAACAATTGCAGCAACAACACCAGCAAGGACAAGGACATTCAGATGACTACAGCAAAGTCACCCAGAATCCCATACTGACAAGTTTATTACAGATAACTGGAAGTGTGGGTTCAAGTCCAAGCTCCCAGAATGCACCACCACCTCACCAAACTCCACCACCAACATCTTCTCCTGCCAGCAACACCAAGAATCACCCCATGTTGATGAACTTGTTGAAGGACAATCCCTCACAAGATTTTGCCACACTGTATGGTTCTAGTCCATTAGAGAGACAGAATTCTTCATCTGGTTCTCCGAGGACGGAGGCCACGGGTGGAACTTGCAGTTctaagatgaagaagaagcggCCGCGGGGCACTGAAAAGGGTGGTGTGTTGCCTGGAACAGGTCCAGGTGTTGGAGGTAGTGGTTTGGGCATAAAATCACAACAAGCATCTTCCATGccacaacaccaccaacaccatcCGGCCTCTCACGAAGACGATTTCCACCGCGAACTACTCTCCATGGACGTGGACGCATCTCAAAATTCTATCTTTGATGTTAACCTCACTGGTGATGGCCTAGACACACCCCATAGCATCACTCCAGCGCCTAGCCAATGTGGGACGCCACCCTCTGGCCCCAGCATGCCTTATACACAATCTCATGTCCAATCTCAGCAACAGCAAGCACCAGGTTCTGTGCCCACTCACAATGTCCACCTCTCAAGTTCTGATAGCATTGGAGCTGATATTACAGACATCTTGTCAGATTTACCTGAGCAGACTGGAAAGGGCAGCAGTGGGAACCAGCACCCCATGGGCAGTGGTGGTGAGGATGGAGGCCCCTTAGGTACCCCCATACGTGACTCCTCCAGCTCGGGTCAGGGTAGCGCAGTATTTGACTCTGCAGATATTTTCAATACCAACAGCAATGAGAATCCTTTCtcagatgctgctgacctcattgcTGAAGCAACTGCAGCCACTCCAACCAGTGACTCTTCATCCACCAACTTTTTCCCTGATGCTGCTGACTTCAATCCAGATCTCCTGACCTCAGGCCATGGGTTCTCTCAAAGCTACTTTGAGGATAGTTCTCCAAGTGCCGATGGAGACATGGACCTGATCAAGGGTTTCGGCGAAAATAGCCAGCAGAATACCCCATCAGGAACACCGCAGAATCCCACTTCTCACGGACAGAGCACCCCTGAGCCCTCACTCAAGGATCCTTTTGAAATGGCGATGGTTTTTGGAGGCAACAGTGGTAGTGGTAAACCACTTGGACAAGCGCCTGATTTAGGAGACACACATGGAGGAGGGTCCCAGAGCCCCCTCATGATGGGCCTCGGAGCAGCATGTGGTGATTTTAAAAGTGCAGAACCCAAAGTTAAACCACCGAGTTTCATGCGCACAAAGGATGAAAATGGGGGTAGCGGGGGGAGTAGCTCTGGGTTGGGGATGGGGAGCAGCTCAGCAGAGGGCAAACAAGTCAAACGTAGCAGGACCCCATCCAGTGAGGGAAAGTCTAAAGACAAGCCTCCCAAACGGAAAAAGCTGGATACCGATGGGAAGTCCCCATCTCACAGTTCAGGAGGGCGGCCGTATACACCTCCTAGTGGTGGCTCGGGTTCTGGGGGAAGCATAAGTGGAGGCGGCTCCAAGTCTCCTGGTAGTTCAGGGCGCTCACAAACTCCCCCTGGGGGTGCAACACCTCCAATTCCCAAAATCACGATTCAAATCCCAAAAGGGATAACTGGGGGTAAAACCTCATCTCATAGTGGATACACCTCCAGCAGTTCAGCCACAAGCAACACAGGGAGTGCAGGAGGAACAAGCAGCAGCAAAAGCCATCATTCACACTCATCATCCTCTGGGAAGATCAAGTCCAAGGAAGGCTCCATGACACAAGGCAGCAGCTCCAAGCCTGGGAGTTCAGGGGGTGGAGGTGGCCAATCACAGTCTAAAAGCTCCTCCCAAGGAATGGGTGTTGGCAAACCAGGATCTTCTCCAATCACCAAGCATGGGCTTTCGGGGCCTGGAGCATCTGGTGGTGGAATtggaagtggaaataaaattaaacctcAAGGTGGCAAGCCTTCTGGGTCACTTATGAATCCAAACATAAAGCCAAATATCTCTCCTTCACATTCTCGCTCCAGTGGCTCTGGCGACAAATTGTCCTCTCCTATGAAAATGCAGCAGTCCCAGGTTCCTGGAACTCCTCCTTCCAAGGCTAAATCCCCAATGGGCTCAGGAGGTGTCAGCTCTGGAGGGTCCAAGTCATCTTCTGGTGGAGGTATGAGCTCCCAGAAGCCAAGTGGTGGGAGCTCTTCTTCAGGTTCGGCATCCTCTTCGtcatcctccagctcctcatcatcatctggTTCCATGAGCTTCTCAGGAGGCTCCCAGTCTCAGTATGGgagtggtggcggtggtggaagtggagggggaggaggaggaagtggcggtggaggaggtggcagcGGGGGCGGAAGTGGTGGTGGAAGTGGAGGTAGCGGAGGGGCTGGTCAAAACAATGCAAATAACCCCAATGCCAAAGGGAAGTCTCCAAGTCGCAACAAGAAACCCTCTCTAACTGCAGTCATAGACAAACTGAAGAGCgtgggtggtggaggagttgggGAGGATGGTTGTGAGGTCGGTCCACCGGTGGGGGGACCTGGTTCAGCATCTGCTCCTGGTGGTGGACCTGGAAATGTTCCCAGTGGACCTTCAAACATGGGTCCCTCTaaacacagctcatcctctcaaaGTGGCGAGTATAAGCGTGAAAAGTCTGACAAAGAGGCAAAAGCAAAAGTGATGGTTTCAGGGGGTAACAGTGGGGATAAAAAGCTGATGGACCCCAAAACAAGTGGGGTGGGTGGGAACACTCTGGCCAAAATTATCATTAGTAAGCCAGATGGTGGCTCGCCGAGCATCAAGGCTAAAGTGACCCTTCAGAAAGCAGGGGAAGGATCTGGTGACTCGATGCGACCCCAGATTTCCAGCCTCAAAGCTTCCCCTCTCTTCAGTGGCTCTACTCCCAAACACGACCGCTCTTCCCCCAGCCACAGCCGCTCGCCGGGATACACCCCCCTCAACCACGACAGCGAGAGCGAGTCAGGCAGCAGCTCGGTGGCGGAGAAGTCTCACCAGAACAGCCCCAGCTCAGATGACGACCAGACCATCCGCCCGCTTCCCCCGCAGGACTACATGAGCTCCATCCCCCTCAGCTCGGGGGAGaagcacaagaaacacaagaaggagaagaagaagcagaaggagagggaacgagacagggacagggacagagaacgggacagagacaaagagaaaaagaagtcGTCTATGTCCATGGGGCCGTCCTCGCATCCGCTTAAAGCAGACAGTTGGTCACGGTCGCCCATCTCGGCTTCAGAGTCGTCGTTGTCCATGCTCGGTTCTGAACGCCCGTCCCGACCCAGCCCCATGTACATGAGGAACGAAGACGATGACCTCATGGACTCGGCCCTCACTGGCAACCTTTAA